In one Corallococcus sp. EGB genomic region, the following are encoded:
- a CDS encoding amidohydrolase, with the protein MTAETTVYKAERVWTLDAERPRAEALAVRDGRLLAVGTLAEVRSAAGPTAREVDLGRATVVPGLVDAHAHIHGLGKSLTTVRLEKASSVEDVLQRLARAPASSFQGDWLLGKGWDQNEWPGAAFPGRKELDARFPSTPVFLTRVDHHAAWVNGEALRRAGITRDTPDPPGGRILKDVSGEPTGVLVDNAMDMVEAAIPTPTREQLETRLRAALERCAQVGLTGVHDAGMDLQAFRTLQAWDAAGTLPLRVYAMAAGQGEQRHAYLEQGPWQGRHLSMRSVKFLADGALGSRGAALHDDYSDEPGQRGLLLLTPEELEARAQAFMARGFQVCIHAIGDRANTLVVDVLLRGAERTGTQALRHRVEHAQILRRDDIQRLGAAGLVASVQPTHATSDMPWAETRLGRERLKGAYAWRTLKDAGAHLALGSDFPIENPDVLAGLYAARTRQDAKGWPEGGWYPEERLSAAEALEGFTVGPAWASFEEARRGRLKPGLDADFVALSADPLEGPASALVDARVLATVVAGAEVFRAAD; encoded by the coding sequence ATGACGGCGGAGACCACGGTCTACAAGGCGGAGCGCGTGTGGACGCTCGATGCGGAGCGTCCGCGCGCGGAAGCCTTGGCGGTGCGGGACGGGCGGTTGCTCGCGGTGGGCACGCTCGCGGAGGTCCGCTCCGCGGCAGGGCCCACCGCACGTGAAGTGGACCTGGGCCGGGCCACGGTGGTGCCCGGCCTGGTGGACGCGCACGCGCACATCCACGGCCTGGGCAAGAGCCTGACCACGGTGCGCCTGGAGAAGGCGTCCTCGGTGGAGGACGTCCTCCAGCGCCTGGCGAGGGCGCCCGCGTCGAGCTTCCAGGGCGACTGGCTGCTCGGCAAGGGTTGGGACCAGAACGAGTGGCCCGGCGCCGCGTTCCCCGGCCGCAAGGAGCTGGATGCGCGCTTCCCCTCGACGCCGGTGTTCCTCACGCGCGTGGATCATCACGCGGCCTGGGTGAACGGCGAGGCGCTGCGCCGCGCGGGCATCACGCGCGACACGCCGGATCCGCCCGGAGGCCGCATCCTCAAGGACGTCAGCGGCGAGCCCACCGGCGTCCTCGTGGACAACGCGATGGACATGGTGGAGGCCGCCATTCCCACGCCCACGCGCGAACAGCTGGAGACCCGGCTGCGGGCCGCGCTGGAGCGGTGCGCGCAGGTCGGGCTCACGGGCGTGCACGACGCGGGCATGGACCTGCAGGCCTTCCGCACGTTGCAGGCCTGGGACGCGGCGGGGACGCTGCCCCTGCGGGTTTACGCGATGGCGGCGGGGCAGGGTGAACAGCGCCACGCCTATCTGGAGCAGGGGCCCTGGCAGGGGCGCCACCTGTCGATGCGCTCGGTGAAGTTCCTGGCGGATGGAGCGCTGGGGAGCCGGGGCGCGGCGCTGCACGACGACTACAGCGACGAGCCCGGCCAGCGCGGCCTGTTGCTCCTCACGCCCGAGGAGCTCGAGGCGCGCGCACAGGCCTTCATGGCCCGGGGCTTCCAGGTGTGCATCCACGCCATTGGAGACCGTGCCAATACATTGGTCGTGGACGTGCTGCTGCGAGGCGCGGAGCGGACGGGCACACAGGCCCTGCGCCACCGCGTGGAGCACGCGCAGATCCTGCGGCGGGACGACATCCAGAGGCTGGGCGCGGCGGGCCTGGTGGCCAGCGTGCAGCCCACGCACGCCACCAGCGACATGCCCTGGGCGGAGACGCGGCTGGGGCGCGAACGGCTCAAGGGCGCCTACGCCTGGCGCACGTTGAAGGACGCGGGCGCGCACCTGGCGCTGGGCAGTGACTTCCCCATCGAGAACCCGGATGTGCTCGCGGGGCTCTACGCGGCGCGCACGCGGCAGGACGCGAAGGGCTGGCCGGAGGGCGGCTGGTATCCGGAGGAGCGCCTGAGCGCTGCGGAGGCCCTGGAGGGCTTCACGGTGGGGCCCGCGTGGGCCTCCTTCGAGGAGGCGCGGCGCGGGCGGCTGAAGCCCGGCCTGGACGCGGACTTCGTCGCGTTGTCGGCGGATCCGCTGGAGGGGCCCGCGTCAGCCCTGGTGGACGCGCGCGTGCTGGCCACGGTGGTGGCGGGCGCGGAGGTGTTCCGGGCGGCGGACTGA
- the nhaR gene encoding transcriptional activator NhaR, translating to MAWLNYHHLLYFWTVARAGSIAKASEELHLAQPTISAQIKLLEESLGHQLFERKGRKLVLSDVGRTVMRYADEIFRLGNELKNVVSGLPSGQQLRLNVGVLDVIPKLVAEQLLKPALEAGPSLRIICRESPLPQLLAQLALHELDVVLADAPGSEPVSVRSFNHLLGKCGVTFFAAQPLAHLRKDFPRSLDGAPMLLPSEESSVRRSLDLWFERLGIRPLIAGDFDDSALLQAFGQKGHGIFAMPSIIDAEVQRQFNVTAIGHTDEIEQCFYAITVERRLRHPAVVAIAEAARSHIFGS from the coding sequence ATGGCGTGGCTCAACTACCACCATCTCCTGTATTTCTGGACGGTTGCGCGGGCGGGAAGCATCGCCAAGGCGAGCGAGGAGCTGCACCTCGCCCAGCCCACCATCAGCGCGCAGATCAAGCTGCTGGAGGAGTCGCTGGGCCACCAGCTCTTCGAGCGCAAGGGCCGCAAGCTCGTCCTGTCCGACGTGGGCCGCACCGTCATGCGCTACGCGGATGAGATCTTCCGCCTGGGCAACGAGCTGAAGAACGTCGTCTCCGGCCTGCCCAGCGGGCAGCAGCTGCGCCTCAACGTCGGAGTGCTCGACGTCATCCCCAAGCTCGTGGCCGAGCAGCTGCTCAAGCCCGCGCTGGAGGCCGGTCCCTCGCTGCGCATCATCTGCCGCGAGAGCCCCCTGCCCCAGTTGCTCGCACAGCTGGCGCTGCATGAGCTGGACGTGGTGCTCGCGGACGCACCCGGCTCCGAGCCCGTCAGCGTCCGGTCCTTCAACCACCTGCTGGGCAAGTGCGGCGTGACGTTCTTCGCCGCCCAGCCGCTCGCGCACCTGCGCAAGGACTTCCCGCGCTCGCTGGACGGCGCGCCCATGCTGCTGCCGTCGGAGGAGTCTTCGGTGCGCCGCTCGCTGGACCTGTGGTTCGAGCGGCTCGGCATCCGGCCCCTCATCGCCGGCGACTTCGACGACAGCGCGCTGCTCCAGGCCTTCGGACAGAAGGGGCACGGCATCTTCGCCATGCCCTCCATCATCGACGCCGAGGTGCAGCGGCAGTTCAACGTCACCGCCATCGGGCACACCGACGAAATCGAGCAGTGCTTCTACGCCATCACCGTGGAGCGACGCCTGCGCCACCCCGCCGTCGTCGCCATCGCCGAGGCCGCGCGCTCGCACATCTTCGGCAGCTGA
- a CDS encoding peptidylprolyl isomerase: MANAKVFFDMSIGGQPAGRIVMELFSDDVPKTAENFRALCTGEKGTGKSGKALHFKGTPFHRVIPSFMCQGGDITLGNGYGGESIYGEKFADENFKHKHTGPGILSMANAGPNSNGSQFFLTTVATPWLDGKHVVFGKVVEGMDVVKKIEAVGSQSGATRQPVKIEDSGQL, from the coding sequence ATGGCAAACGCCAAGGTCTTCTTCGACATGTCGATTGGTGGCCAGCCCGCCGGCCGCATCGTGATGGAGCTGTTCTCCGACGACGTTCCCAAGACCGCCGAGAACTTCCGCGCCCTGTGCACGGGTGAGAAGGGCACCGGCAAGAGCGGCAAGGCGCTGCACTTCAAGGGGACGCCCTTCCACCGCGTCATCCCGAGCTTCATGTGCCAGGGCGGCGACATCACGCTCGGCAATGGCTACGGCGGCGAGTCCATCTACGGCGAGAAGTTCGCGGACGAGAACTTCAAGCACAAGCACACGGGCCCGGGCATCCTCTCCATGGCCAACGCGGGCCCCAACAGCAATGGCTCGCAGTTCTTCCTCACCACCGTCGCCACCCCGTGGCTCGACGGCAAGCACGTCGTCTTCGGCAAGGTCGTCGAGGGCATGGACGTGGTGAAGAAGATTGAAGCCGTGGGCAGCCAGTCCGGCGCGACGCGCCAGCCCGTGAAGATCGAGGACAGCGGCCAGCTGTAA
- a CDS encoding sigma-70 family RNA polymerase sigma factor, producing MEAIYEELESTTVKGVEAEVDSAEVEMRVRGHLELVRRLAWKYRWTGLSLEELMAEGNVGLVEAARRFEERGVPFGAYAQQWIRARIRAYVSRTWSVAGGRAPWIVFQLRRERARLEARWGEGHPEVTKRLAEALGKREEDVVRGTDALAKDVSLNAPLGWEGDVTRLDMLESEEDSVEERVERGDWAEKLHQSVEAAWPELDARERALVKERMLAEDGVSAEFLAKRFGVTAVRIRQIEQGLRQKLRQRLTEGCTAWDGEAPRLAA from the coding sequence ATGGAAGCCATCTACGAGGAGCTCGAGTCCACGACGGTGAAGGGTGTGGAGGCCGAGGTGGACTCCGCGGAAGTGGAGATGCGGGTGCGGGGGCACCTGGAGCTGGTCCGCCGGCTGGCCTGGAAGTACCGCTGGACGGGCCTGTCGTTGGAGGAGCTGATGGCGGAGGGCAACGTCGGCCTGGTGGAGGCGGCGCGCCGGTTCGAGGAGCGGGGCGTGCCCTTCGGCGCCTACGCGCAGCAGTGGATCCGCGCGCGCATCCGGGCGTACGTGTCCCGCACCTGGAGTGTGGCGGGGGGCCGCGCGCCGTGGATCGTCTTCCAGCTGCGCCGCGAGCGTGCGCGGCTGGAGGCCCGGTGGGGCGAGGGCCACCCGGAAGTGACGAAGCGGCTGGCCGAGGCGCTGGGCAAGCGGGAGGAGGACGTGGTGCGGGGGACGGACGCGCTGGCGAAGGACGTGTCGTTGAACGCGCCCCTGGGCTGGGAGGGGGACGTGACGCGGCTGGACATGCTGGAGTCGGAGGAGGACTCGGTGGAGGAGCGGGTGGAGCGGGGGGACTGGGCGGAGAAGCTGCACCAGAGCGTGGAGGCCGCCTGGCCGGAGCTGGACGCGCGGGAGCGGGCGCTGGTGAAGGAGCGGATGCTGGCGGAGGACGGGGTGAGCGCGGAGTTCCTGGCGAAGCGCTTCGGGGTGACGGCGGTGCGCATCCGGCAGATCGAACAGGGCCTGCGCCAGAAGCTGCGCCAGCGGCTGACGGAGGGGTGCACGGCGTGGGACGGCGAAGCGCCCCGTCTGGCGGCCTGA
- a CDS encoding MerR family transcriptional regulator: MSTPKTQTEWKLAALAEEVGVSPRTVRYYVQRGLLPAPPFKGPDTVYGEEHRVRLKAIRVLQARFLPLDAIQAELLRLSPEELRRLAESPVGPGTPPVPEDVARVPPKRPGRDPTVEVARYQRWLLAPGLELHVSEQAEAKVRALAERVRALIEESEEGTPS, encoded by the coding sequence GTGAGCACGCCCAAGACACAGACGGAGTGGAAGCTGGCCGCGCTGGCGGAGGAGGTGGGCGTCTCGCCTCGCACGGTCCGCTATTACGTCCAGCGAGGCCTGCTGCCCGCGCCTCCCTTCAAGGGGCCGGACACGGTCTACGGAGAGGAGCACCGGGTGCGGCTCAAGGCCATCCGGGTGCTCCAGGCGCGGTTCCTGCCCCTGGACGCCATCCAGGCGGAGCTGCTGCGGCTGTCGCCGGAGGAGCTGCGCCGGCTGGCGGAGTCGCCGGTGGGCCCGGGGACGCCTCCGGTCCCGGAGGACGTGGCCCGGGTGCCCCCGAAGCGGCCGGGGAGAGACCCGACGGTGGAGGTGGCGCGTTACCAGCGCTGGCTCCTGGCGCCGGGGTTGGAATTGCACGTGTCGGAGCAGGCGGAAGCGAAGGTCCGGGCGCTGGCGGAGCGGGTGCGCGCCCTCATCGAGGAGTCCGAGGAAGGAACGCCGTCATGA
- a CDS encoding DUF2721 domain-containing protein produces the protein MNVGVDGLDPSSIQLIGTAVTPAVMVSGCGILATGLDNQISRITARMRDMVREWRTLPEGHARRLLLREEVAIMDRRHAILARAIGFTYAALLSFVVTSLLYLLRRSVAVLEGLPVMSFSLGVGLLGSTAVLALASLRLSRRAITLEGAELFRDERAGGPPSP, from the coding sequence ATGAACGTCGGCGTGGACGGCCTGGACCCCTCCTCCATCCAGCTCATCGGCACGGCGGTGACGCCCGCGGTGATGGTGTCCGGGTGCGGCATCCTGGCCACGGGCCTGGACAATCAAATCTCGCGCATCACCGCGCGCATGCGGGACATGGTCCGGGAATGGCGCACGCTGCCGGAGGGCCACGCGCGCCGCCTCCTCCTTCGCGAGGAGGTGGCCATCATGGACCGCCGCCACGCCATCCTCGCGAGGGCCATCGGCTTCACCTACGCGGCGCTGCTGTCCTTCGTGGTGACGTCGCTGCTCTACCTGCTTCGCCGCAGCGTCGCGGTGCTGGAGGGGCTGCCGGTGATGTCCTTCTCCCTGGGCGTGGGACTGTTGGGCTCCACGGCGGTGCTGGCCCTGGCGTCGCTGCGGTTGAGTCGCCGCGCCATCACGCTGGAGGGCGCGGAGCTCTTCCGCGATGAGCGGGCGGGCGGCCCTCCTTCGCCCTGA
- a CDS encoding nodulation protein NfeD: MREHVDRRSWRHHALWGWLVALLFMGLAAPAAPASPSFVARCELEGVVDTGSGAYLTDCVKRAEDGGASALLVRLDTPGGSLEATRAVVRAFLGSRVPVLVWVGPSGARAGSAGVFIALASNVSAMAPGTNIGAAHPVGMKGEDVEQVGGEELARKLENDTVAFAEGIAQQRGRNPEWAAAAVRDSASVPADRAVQLHVVELIAPTEAAFLTAVDGRRVQVAGGDNVTLATREARVVSLEPGLSQRVVHALAQPSLVYLLFLVAALGLVAELSHPGAVAPGLIGGVALVLALMASATLPVRSGALVLMLAGVGLIVAELFVTSGLLGVAGVGLLILGGVFLMDRFEPDWFVEPSFRLSWGVMLPTALVLAGSAAFIAYRSAQTRRLPQRGGDAGLVGESGTALAPVTPSGGEVFVHGERWRAVSFTPIREGARVVVRAVEGLTLTVAESMP, translated from the coding sequence ATGCGGGAGCACGTCGACAGGAGGAGCTGGCGCCATCACGCCCTCTGGGGCTGGCTCGTGGCGCTTCTCTTCATGGGCCTTGCCGCTCCGGCGGCGCCCGCTTCACCGTCCTTCGTCGCGCGGTGCGAGCTGGAGGGCGTGGTGGATACCGGATCCGGCGCGTACCTCACGGACTGCGTGAAGCGCGCGGAGGACGGCGGGGCCTCGGCGCTGCTCGTGCGGCTGGACACACCGGGGGGCTCCCTGGAGGCCACCCGCGCCGTGGTGCGCGCGTTCCTGGGCTCGCGCGTTCCCGTGCTCGTGTGGGTGGGGCCTTCCGGCGCCCGGGCGGGCAGCGCGGGGGTGTTCATCGCGCTCGCGTCGAACGTGAGCGCCATGGCCCCGGGGACGAACATCGGCGCGGCGCACCCCGTGGGCATGAAGGGCGAGGATGTGGAGCAGGTGGGCGGTGAAGAGCTTGCCCGGAAGCTGGAGAACGACACGGTCGCCTTCGCGGAGGGCATCGCCCAGCAGCGGGGCCGCAATCCGGAGTGGGCCGCGGCCGCCGTGCGCGACAGCGCCAGCGTTCCCGCGGACCGTGCCGTGCAGCTTCACGTGGTGGAGCTCATCGCGCCCACCGAGGCCGCGTTCCTCACCGCCGTCGATGGCCGCCGTGTGCAGGTGGCGGGCGGCGACAACGTGACGCTCGCCACCCGCGAGGCCCGCGTGGTGTCGCTGGAGCCGGGGCTGTCACAGCGGGTGGTGCATGCGCTCGCGCAGCCTTCGCTCGTCTACCTGCTGTTCCTCGTCGCGGCGCTGGGCCTGGTGGCGGAGCTGTCCCATCCGGGCGCGGTGGCGCCGGGCCTCATTGGCGGCGTGGCGCTGGTGCTGGCGTTGATGGCCTCCGCGACGCTGCCGGTGCGCTCGGGCGCGCTGGTGTTGATGCTCGCGGGCGTGGGGCTCATCGTCGCGGAGCTGTTCGTCACCAGCGGCCTGCTGGGCGTGGCGGGCGTGGGGCTGTTGATATTGGGGGGCGTGTTCCTGATGGACCGCTTCGAACCGGACTGGTTCGTGGAGCCGTCCTTCCGCCTGTCGTGGGGCGTGATGCTGCCCACGGCGCTCGTGCTCGCGGGGAGCGCGGCCTTCATCGCGTACCGCAGCGCCCAGACGCGCAGGCTGCCGCAGCGGGGCGGTGACGCGGGGCTCGTCGGCGAGTCGGGCACGGCGCTGGCCCCCGTCACGCCTTCGGGCGGCGAGGTGTTCGTCCATGGCGAGCGCTGGCGCGCTGTCTCCTTCACTCCCATCCGCGAGGGCGCCCGGGTCGTGGTGCGCGCCGTGGAGGGACTCACCCTCACCGTCGCGGAGTCCATGCCATGA
- a CDS encoding slipin family protein, protein MNELVGALGWIIPLAVLFLLFLSGVRIVAEYQNGVVFRLGRYVGLKRAGFRWLIPFIERMVIIDLRTVARDVPPQDVITRDNVSVKVSAVVYFRVIQADKAVLQVEDYLYATSQIAQTTLRAILGQVELDGLLSQRERINHELQQVLDARTDPWGVKVSNVEVKHIDLPIEMQRAIARQAEAERERRAKIIAAEGEHQAAEKLAQAADVLSRNPATLQLRYLQTLVEITSGGNHTILPIPLELLRAFGAVPARPFRPEEVHEEEEDEGASHGLS, encoded by the coding sequence ATGAATGAACTGGTCGGTGCGCTGGGATGGATCATCCCTTTGGCCGTGCTGTTCCTCCTCTTCCTCTCCGGTGTGCGCATCGTCGCCGAGTACCAGAACGGCGTCGTGTTCCGGCTGGGCCGCTACGTGGGCCTCAAGCGCGCGGGCTTCCGCTGGCTCATCCCGTTCATCGAACGGATGGTCATCATCGACCTGCGCACCGTGGCGCGCGACGTGCCCCCGCAGGACGTCATCACCAGGGACAACGTCAGCGTGAAGGTCAGCGCCGTCGTCTACTTCCGCGTCATCCAGGCGGACAAGGCGGTGCTCCAGGTGGAGGACTACCTCTACGCCACCAGCCAGATCGCGCAGACGACCCTGCGCGCCATCCTGGGCCAGGTGGAGCTGGACGGCCTGTTGTCCCAGCGCGAGCGCATCAACCACGAATTGCAGCAGGTGCTGGATGCTCGCACCGACCCGTGGGGCGTGAAGGTGTCCAACGTGGAGGTGAAGCACATCGACCTGCCCATCGAGATGCAGCGGGCCATCGCCCGTCAGGCCGAGGCGGAACGCGAGCGCCGCGCGAAGATCATCGCCGCGGAGGGCGAACACCAGGCCGCGGAGAAGCTCGCCCAGGCCGCGGACGTGCTCAGCCGCAACCCCGCCACGCTCCAGCTGCGCTACCTGCAAACGCTGGTGGAGATCACCAGCGGCGGCAACCACACCATCCTGCCCATCCCCCTGGAGCTCTTGCGCGCGTTCGGCGCCGTGCCCGCGCGGCCCTTCCGGCCGGAGGAGGTGCATGAAGAGGAGGAGGACGAGGGCGCGTCCCACGGGCTGTCCTGA
- a CDS encoding carboxypeptidase-like regulatory domain-containing protein, with protein sequence MSTSECSTGMKWTGGDSGNALMHPGGNCIQCHTDRGEGPKFVVAGTVQAATHEADDCAGLEGAQVVITDANQKAYTLTTNASGNFFIKAGDAKDFAFPYTARVTHGGTQWAMSSSQSTGACGSCHTVAGANSAPGRISPP encoded by the coding sequence GTGAGCACCTCCGAGTGCTCCACGGGCATGAAGTGGACGGGCGGCGACAGCGGCAACGCCCTGATGCATCCCGGTGGCAACTGCATCCAATGCCATACAGACCGGGGCGAGGGGCCGAAGTTCGTGGTGGCGGGGACCGTCCAGGCCGCGACTCACGAGGCGGATGACTGCGCGGGCCTCGAGGGCGCCCAGGTCGTCATCACCGACGCCAATCAGAAGGCCTACACCCTGACGACCAATGCCTCCGGCAACTTCTTCATCAAGGCCGGAGACGCGAAGGACTTCGCGTTCCCCTACACCGCCCGCGTCACCCACGGCGGCACCCAGTGGGCCATGAGCAGTTCGCAGAGCACCGGAGCCTGCGGCTCCTGCCATACCGTGGCCGGCGCCAATAGCGCCCCCGGACGCATCAGCCCCCCGTAA
- a CDS encoding VIT domain-containing protein, which translates to MNEQAKCGLFTREGARVPLQGVEVTGELLGGHARVRVTQRYRNDEKKPVEAIYTFPLPSDATLSAFSMTCAGRRVAGVVKEREEAFRAYDDAITEGHGAALLDQERANVFTAQVGNLLPGEETRVEVEFLQTLTAEEGSVRWMLPTLVAPRYIPGAVHGDRTGHGEAAPTTRVPDADRITPPQGPVDYGMRMDLLIDVGRDVVVESPSHRLTVTKDGTRTRVNLQRDAFLKNLAGDEVALNRDVVLTMRNAHPDVMLTPVVTHRKAEGPGTFALTVVPDLLNLATTPPRQEVVFVVDTSGSMDGDSLPQAQAALRLCLRHLREGDRFNVIAFENAFRSFSAQTVPFTQRTLEQADAWVAALRAHGGTELLEPMVTAMKAAPDGVVVLLTDGQVGNESEILDAVLAARGTGRVFSFGIGTNVSDVLLRELARRTDGAVEFIHPGERIDEKVVAQFSRALAPRVTDLEVAFDGVEASELAPSTLPPLVDGTPWTLFGRYAQAGTGSVTLKGRSGREPFSLTVRLALPAQSDRPVVEKLWAAERIRGWMDAGLVGRRADAMKERIVRLAIEHQLATKYTSFVVVEERQGDRRASGTPETRVVPVSAPAGWNMFNAAPHDVDDDMPAPAPVFGGAAPRPLIQVRRATSSQRPMPAPGAMPGGVSRSRGGAVPAPPPSVAAPASAPALGPEPTTGASIQEEFADGAGATGAAAPMERREQESTKRKKEKGGIFDRLMAAAKPHKAAAPGAPTPAQAAPRAQKAEVLYEQAASRTLSVEEESLSLSVAEAPSFTEDVGDLLGRQLANGLWAGTGEGPEPVRQARATARVLLVLLREGITSSHPLHGAQVKKAVDALLALAAQLGQAPDVAELALGVAWLVAAGPRTRGRIEQAAKPLPGLGGRLGDTAALRQHLETLVAR; encoded by the coding sequence ATGAACGAGCAGGCGAAGTGTGGGCTGTTCACGCGTGAGGGGGCCCGGGTGCCCCTGCAGGGAGTGGAGGTCACCGGAGAGCTGCTCGGGGGGCACGCGCGGGTACGCGTGACGCAGCGCTACCGCAACGACGAGAAGAAGCCGGTGGAGGCCATCTACACCTTCCCCCTGCCCTCCGACGCGACGCTCAGTGCCTTCTCCATGACGTGCGCGGGCCGCCGCGTGGCCGGCGTGGTGAAGGAGCGCGAGGAGGCCTTCCGCGCCTACGACGACGCCATCACGGAAGGGCACGGCGCGGCGCTGTTGGACCAGGAGCGCGCCAACGTCTTCACCGCGCAGGTGGGCAACCTGCTGCCGGGCGAGGAGACGCGGGTGGAGGTGGAGTTCCTCCAGACGCTCACCGCGGAGGAGGGCAGCGTGCGCTGGATGCTGCCCACGCTGGTGGCGCCCCGCTACATCCCCGGCGCGGTGCACGGCGACCGCACCGGCCACGGCGAAGCGGCCCCGACGACGCGGGTGCCGGACGCGGACCGCATCACCCCGCCGCAGGGCCCGGTGGACTACGGGATGCGGATGGACCTGCTCATCGACGTGGGCCGTGACGTGGTGGTGGAGAGCCCATCCCACCGGCTCACCGTCACGAAGGACGGCACGCGCACGCGGGTGAACCTGCAGCGCGACGCGTTCCTGAAGAACCTCGCGGGCGACGAGGTGGCGCTGAACCGGGACGTGGTGCTCACGATGCGCAACGCCCACCCGGACGTGATGCTCACGCCCGTCGTGACCCACCGGAAGGCGGAGGGCCCGGGCACGTTCGCGCTCACGGTGGTGCCGGACCTGCTGAACCTGGCGACGACGCCGCCCCGGCAGGAGGTGGTGTTCGTGGTGGACACGTCCGGCTCCATGGACGGGGACAGCCTGCCGCAGGCCCAGGCCGCGCTCCGGCTGTGCCTGCGCCACCTGCGCGAGGGCGACCGCTTCAACGTCATCGCGTTCGAGAACGCGTTCCGCTCCTTCTCCGCGCAGACGGTGCCGTTCACCCAGCGCACGCTGGAGCAGGCGGACGCGTGGGTCGCGGCGCTGCGGGCCCATGGCGGCACGGAGCTCCTGGAGCCGATGGTCACCGCGATGAAGGCCGCGCCGGACGGCGTGGTGGTGCTGCTGACGGACGGCCAGGTGGGCAACGAGAGCGAGATCCTCGACGCGGTGCTCGCGGCGCGCGGGACGGGGCGGGTGTTTTCGTTCGGCATCGGCACCAACGTGAGCGACGTGCTCTTGCGCGAACTGGCGCGGCGCACGGACGGCGCGGTGGAGTTCATCCACCCGGGGGAGCGCATCGACGAGAAGGTGGTGGCGCAGTTCTCGCGGGCGCTCGCGCCGCGCGTCACCGACCTGGAGGTGGCCTTCGACGGCGTGGAGGCCAGCGAGCTGGCTCCGTCCACGCTGCCGCCGCTGGTGGACGGCACTCCGTGGACGCTCTTCGGGCGCTATGCGCAGGCGGGCACGGGCAGCGTGACGCTGAAGGGGAGGTCGGGCCGGGAGCCCTTCTCCCTCACGGTGCGGCTGGCGCTGCCCGCGCAGTCGGACCGGCCGGTGGTGGAGAAGTTGTGGGCCGCCGAGCGCATCCGGGGATGGATGGACGCGGGGCTGGTGGGCCGGCGCGCGGACGCGATGAAGGAGCGCATCGTGCGGCTCGCCATCGAGCACCAGCTGGCCACGAAGTACACGTCCTTCGTGGTGGTGGAGGAGCGCCAGGGCGACCGTCGCGCATCCGGCACGCCGGAGACACGCGTGGTGCCGGTGAGCGCGCCCGCGGGCTGGAACATGTTCAACGCGGCCCCGCACGACGTGGACGACGACATGCCGGCGCCGGCGCCCGTGTTCGGAGGCGCGGCTCCGAGGCCGCTCATCCAGGTGAGGCGGGCCACTTCCTCGCAGAGGCCGATGCCCGCGCCCGGAGCGATGCCTGGAGGGGTCAGCCGCTCCCGGGGCGGCGCGGTGCCTGCGCCGCCTCCGAGCGTCGCCGCCCCCGCCTCCGCGCCCGCGCTGGGGCCTGAGCCCACCACCGGCGCCTCCATCCAGGAGGAGTTCGCGGATGGCGCCGGGGCCACGGGAGCCGCCGCGCCCATGGAGCGCAGGGAGCAGGAGTCCACGAAGCGGAAGAAGGAGAAGGGCGGCATCTTCGACCGGCTGATGGCCGCCGCGAAGCCTCACAAGGCCGCCGCTCCAGGGGCGCCGACTCCTGCGCAGGCGGCTCCGCGCGCCCAGAAGGCGGAGGTGCTCTACGAGCAGGCAGCGTCCCGGACGCTGTCCGTGGAGGAGGAGTCCCTGTCGCTGTCCGTGGCGGAGGCCCCCAGCTTCACCGAGGACGTGGGCGACCTGTTGGGCCGGCAGCTGGCGAACGGGCTGTGGGCCGGCACGGGTGAGGGGCCGGAGCCGGTGCGCCAGGCTCGCGCCACCGCCCGGGTGCTGCTGGTGCTCCTGCGCGAGGGCATCACCAGCAGCCACCCGCTGCACGGCGCGCAGGTGAAGAAGGCCGTGGACGCGCTGCTCGCGCTGGCCGCGCAGCTGGGACAGGCACCGGACGTGGCGGAGCTGGCGCTGGGCGTGGCGTGGCTGGTGGCGGCGGGGCCTCGCACGAGGGGCCGCATCGAGCAGGCCGCGAAGCCTCTTCCGGGCCTGGGCGGACGGCTGGGGGACACGGCCGCGCTCCGCCAGCACCTGGAGACGCTGGTGGCGCGGTAG